From a region of the Pseudanabaena sp. ABRG5-3 genome:
- the dnaN gene encoding DNA polymerase III subunit beta — MRLVCPQNQLAANLALVGRAVASRPTHPILANIRLDADSSSQSLGMTAFDLNLGIQVSFPAQVVEAGSITLPAKLLNDIVSRLPDEDITISVDKDNTMVSIVCGSGRYQMHGLPVEEFPELPQIGEDGETTYLPVESMLSGLASTLFATSADETKRILTGVHLTASADRLEFAATDGHRLSVVQTGFLDADEPPVTGDTVSTSLEVTIPARALRELERMLNQQTEGAIAVKFDRANMIFQSANQILISRLLDGTYPNYRQLIPNRFERQVTVERKLFLSALERIAVLADQKNNIVKITIDSIGQEISLSVEAPDVAAGRESLPAQISGEDVEIAFNVKYLLDGLKALPSNEIQIQLNNPTSPAVLVPIGATKMTYLLMPVQIRN, encoded by the coding sequence ATGCGACTAGTCTGTCCTCAAAACCAACTCGCTGCTAACCTTGCCCTTGTCGGTCGTGCTGTCGCTTCCCGTCCCACACACCCGATCTTGGCAAATATTCGACTCGATGCTGATAGCTCTAGTCAAAGCCTTGGTATGACTGCCTTTGATCTCAATTTGGGAATTCAGGTTTCTTTTCCTGCCCAAGTGGTAGAAGCGGGATCGATTACCCTGCCTGCAAAGCTCCTCAACGACATTGTTTCCCGTCTACCCGATGAGGACATCACCATCAGCGTAGACAAAGACAACACGATGGTGTCGATCGTCTGTGGTTCAGGTCGCTACCAAATGCATGGTCTACCTGTGGAAGAGTTTCCCGAACTGCCCCAAATTGGTGAAGATGGCGAAACTACCTACTTGCCTGTGGAATCGATGCTCAGTGGTTTAGCCTCGACCCTGTTTGCGACTTCAGCCGATGAAACTAAGCGGATTCTTACAGGTGTGCATTTGACGGCTAGTGCCGATCGCCTTGAGTTTGCGGCAACTGATGGACATCGGTTGTCCGTAGTCCAGACAGGTTTCCTTGATGCCGATGAGCCACCTGTGACGGGGGATACTGTATCCACTAGTTTGGAAGTGACGATCCCCGCAAGAGCTTTGCGGGAGCTAGAAAGAATGCTTAATCAACAAACCGAAGGGGCGATCGCAGTTAAGTTTGATCGCGCTAACATGATTTTCCAAAGTGCAAATCAAATCTTGATTTCACGATTGCTAGATGGCACTTATCCCAACTATCGCCAGTTGATCCCCAATCGCTTTGAGCGTCAAGTGACCGTTGAGCGTAAATTATTTTTGTCAGCCCTCGAGCGGATTGCTGTCCTCGCTGACCAAAAAAACAACATTGTCAAAATTACAATTGACTCGATAGGTCAGGAAATTTCTCTGTCTGTTGAAGCTCCAGATGTTGCCGCAGGACGTGAGTCTTTACCAGCGCAGATTTCGGGCGAAGATGTGGAAATCGCCTTTAACGTCAAATATTTACTCGATGGCTTAAAGGCTTTGCCAAGCAATGAAATTCAAATTCAGCTCAATAACCCCACCAGTCCTGCGGTGCTTGTACCAATTGGGGC